A single window of Archangium gephyra DNA harbors:
- the coaD gene encoding pantetheine-phosphate adenylyltransferase — translation MTIAVYAGSFDPVTAGHLSVVRQAARLFGHVVVVVAINPDKRTLLTVAERMELLREVVALHPNVTVASTEGLIVDYARAIGASVLLRGVRGATDAQFETTLAQANRALAPDLSTLFLPAESHLAEVSSSRLKEKLARGEDVSDFCPPAVAAKLRSRLSPPSLRSP, via the coding sequence ATGACCATCGCCGTCTACGCCGGCAGCTTCGATCCGGTGACCGCTGGCCACCTCTCCGTCGTCCGTCAGGCCGCGCGCCTCTTCGGCCATGTCGTGGTGGTGGTGGCCATCAACCCCGACAAGCGCACCCTCCTCACCGTGGCCGAGCGCATGGAGTTGCTGCGCGAGGTGGTGGCGCTCCACCCCAACGTCACCGTGGCCAGCACCGAGGGCCTCATCGTGGACTACGCGCGGGCCATCGGCGCCAGCGTGCTGCTGCGCGGGGTGCGCGGCGCCACGGATGCCCAATTCGAGACGACGCTCGCCCAGGCCAATCGCGCGCTCGCCCCGGACCTGTCCACCCTCTTCCTCCCCGCCGAGTCCCATCTCGCCGAGGTGAGCAGCAGCCGCCTCAAGGAGAAGCTGGCGCGCGGCGAGGACGTTTCGGACTTCTGCCCGCCCGCGGTCGCGGCGAAGCTGCGGTCCCGCTTGAGTCCCCCTTCCCTCCGGAGCCCGTGA
- a CDS encoding MFS transporter has product MKTSLNTPMKLGLLTSLYLSQGLPFGFFTQTLPVLLRKQGMSLPDIGLANLLALPWALKFLWAPLMDRYGSERLGRRRGYILPLQFLSAALLLGLALPEGTVSIPALLGAVLLVNLLAATQDVATDGLAVELLERHERGWGNGIQVAGYRVGMILGGGLMLILIDTLGWRATLLSMGGMLLVATVPVALFREPPSPASAHESVRLGPWLRESLLSWARRPGAGTWLTLLALFKAGEHLATGMLRTFLVDTGLELAQVGWMLGVVGFTTGLLGALIGGALVNRLGQRRALLVFGTLQAAAVLLYALAARGASLPVLALVCGVEHLASGMATAALFTVMMDQCRPEHAASDYTLQASLVVLATGAAAAVSGFSAQAFGYAWHFTLSAAVCALAVVWVALTFHPPRTLASGAHPEVS; this is encoded by the coding sequence ATGAAGACCTCGCTCAACACCCCCATGAAGCTCGGGCTGCTCACGAGCCTCTACCTCTCGCAGGGCCTGCCCTTCGGCTTCTTCACCCAGACGCTGCCCGTGTTGCTGCGCAAGCAGGGCATGTCGCTGCCGGACATCGGCCTGGCGAACCTGCTCGCGCTGCCGTGGGCGCTCAAGTTCCTCTGGGCCCCGCTCATGGACCGGTACGGCTCGGAGCGCCTGGGCCGGCGGCGCGGCTACATCCTCCCGCTGCAGTTCCTCTCGGCGGCGCTGCTCCTGGGGCTCGCCCTGCCCGAGGGCACGGTGAGCATCCCGGCGCTCCTCGGGGCCGTGCTGCTCGTCAACCTGCTGGCGGCCACGCAGGACGTGGCCACGGACGGGCTCGCGGTGGAGCTGCTCGAGCGCCACGAGCGCGGCTGGGGCAACGGCATCCAGGTGGCGGGCTACCGCGTGGGGATGATTCTCGGCGGCGGGCTGATGCTCATCCTCATCGACACCCTGGGCTGGCGCGCCACCCTGCTGAGCATGGGCGGGATGCTGCTCGTGGCCACGGTGCCGGTGGCCCTGTTCCGCGAGCCCCCCTCCCCCGCCTCCGCCCACGAGTCCGTGCGCCTCGGGCCCTGGCTCCGCGAGTCCCTGCTGTCCTGGGCGCGGCGTCCCGGCGCGGGCACGTGGCTCACCCTGCTCGCCCTCTTCAAGGCGGGCGAGCACCTGGCGACGGGCATGCTGCGCACCTTCCTCGTCGACACGGGGCTGGAGCTGGCCCAGGTGGGGTGGATGCTCGGCGTCGTGGGCTTCACCACGGGGCTGCTGGGCGCGCTCATCGGTGGGGCACTCGTCAACCGGCTGGGACAGCGGCGCGCGCTGCTCGTCTTCGGCACCCTGCAGGCGGCGGCGGTGCTCCTCTATGCCCTGGCCGCGCGCGGGGCCTCCCTGCCCGTGCTCGCCCTCGTCTGCGGCGTGGAGCACCTGGCGAGCGGCATGGCCACCGCGGCCCTCTTCACGGTGATGATGGACCAGTGCCGCCCGGAGCACGCCGCGTCCGACTACACACTGCAGGCCTCGCTCGTGGTGCTCGCCACCGGCGCCGCCGCGGCCGTGAGTGGCTTCAGCGCCCAGGCCTTCGGCTACGCGTGGCACTTCACGCTCTCGGCGGCCGTCTGCGCCCTGGCCGTCGTCTGGGTAGCCCTCACCTTCCATCCTCCCCGGACACTCGCGTCCGGGGCTCATCCGGAGGTGTCGTGA
- a CDS encoding TetR/AcrR family transcriptional regulator, translated as MARPSNTEERRQQIVQGLLRVMAERGYERASITEIAKAAGLSAGLVHYHFTEKQEILLTLVEQLAGRVRERVKTRLERVKGGARAQVDAFLDAFLATGEDADPASVAAWVTISAEAVRQPEVRAAYEKVVRADLEHLEELVGAVIGRRRARAVAAGLFAAVQGYFVLSTAAPGLTPPGSAAGTVKRMAAGLLDAAESQEGT; from the coding sequence ATGGCCCGCCCATCGAATACCGAGGAGCGCCGGCAGCAGATCGTCCAGGGTCTGCTGCGCGTCATGGCCGAGCGTGGCTACGAGCGCGCGTCCATCACGGAGATCGCCAAGGCGGCGGGGCTCAGCGCGGGGCTGGTGCACTACCACTTCACGGAGAAGCAGGAGATCCTCCTGACGCTGGTGGAGCAGCTCGCGGGGCGCGTGCGCGAGCGGGTGAAGACGCGGCTGGAGCGGGTGAAGGGCGGAGCGCGGGCGCAGGTGGACGCGTTCCTCGACGCCTTCCTGGCCACGGGAGAGGATGCGGACCCCGCCTCGGTGGCCGCGTGGGTGACCATCAGCGCGGAGGCCGTGCGGCAGCCCGAGGTGCGCGCGGCATACGAGAAGGTGGTGCGCGCGGACCTCGAGCACCTGGAGGAGCTCGTAGGCGCGGTCATCGGCCGCCGGCGGGCGCGGGCGGTGGCGGCGGGCCTCTTCGCGGCGGTGCAGGGCTATTTCGTCCTCTCGACGGCGGCACCGGGCCTCACGCCTCCGGGCTCCGCCGCGGGCACGGTGAAGCGCATGGCCGCGGGATTGCTCGACGCGGCGGAGTCCCAGGAGGGCACATGA
- a CDS encoding adenine phosphoribosyltransferase, whose product MSNTPPLFVPGHDSNLVEDVKARIRDVQDFPKPGILFKDVTPVLADPHLFGRVVNAMAAPFRGRHINKVVGVEARGFILGAPIALALHAGFAPARKPGKLPYKTVTERYALEYGDDGLQLHEDAVGRGDRVLIVDDLLATGGTGEATARLVTKLGAEVVGFSVLISLDFLPGRERLGREKVCALLSY is encoded by the coding sequence ATGAGCAACACCCCTCCCCTCTTCGTCCCCGGCCATGACTCCAACCTCGTCGAGGACGTGAAGGCCCGCATCCGCGACGTGCAGGACTTCCCCAAGCCGGGAATCCTCTTCAAGGACGTGACGCCGGTGCTGGCGGATCCGCACCTCTTCGGGCGGGTGGTGAACGCGATGGCCGCGCCCTTCCGGGGCCGGCACATCAACAAGGTGGTGGGTGTGGAGGCACGCGGCTTCATCCTCGGCGCGCCCATCGCCCTGGCACTGCACGCGGGCTTCGCTCCGGCGCGCAAGCCGGGGAAGCTGCCCTACAAGACGGTGACGGAGCGCTACGCCCTGGAGTACGGCGACGACGGGCTGCAGCTCCACGAGGACGCCGTGGGCCGAGGAGACCGGGTCCTCATCGTGGACGATCTGCTGGCCACGGGCGGCACCGGGGAGGCGACGGCGCGCCTGGTGACGAAGCTCGGCGCCGAGGTGGTGGGCTTCAGCGTCCTCATCTCCCTGGACTTCCTGCCCGGGCGCGAGCGGCTGGGACGCGAGAAGGTCTGCGCGCTGCTCTCCTACTGA
- a CDS encoding D-glycerate dehydrogenase, giving the protein MVARSSTARLAAVRALAVEMERPTRPRVFVTRQLPGDALARLAAQVSLRVWEEQLPPPRDVLLSEAREVDGLITLLTDRVDEPLLDGAHRLRAVSNVAVGYDNIDVAACTARRIPVGNTPGVLTETTADFAFALLMGLARRVAEADTYVRAGRWRTWEPGLLLGTDVYGATLGLVGLGAIGAAMARRARGFGMRILYVNRRARPDLEAELGLTRVDKATLLAESDFVSLHVPLSAETRHWLGRAEFAAMKPGALLVNTARGPVVDQAALVEALSGGHLGGAALDVTDPEPLPSDSPLMTLPNVLLAPHIASASHATRGRMASMAVENLLAALEGRKPPHCVNPELFP; this is encoded by the coding sequence ATGGTTGCTCGGTCATCCACCGCACGGCTCGCGGCTGTGCGAGCATTGGCGGTCGAAATGGAACGCCCCACACGCCCCCGAGTTTTCGTCACGCGACAACTTCCCGGAGACGCGCTGGCCCGGCTGGCCGCTCAGGTCTCACTCCGGGTGTGGGAAGAGCAGTTGCCTCCCCCACGGGACGTCCTGCTCTCGGAGGCCCGGGAGGTGGACGGGCTCATCACCCTGCTGACCGACCGGGTGGACGAGCCCCTGCTCGACGGCGCCCACCGCCTGCGGGCCGTCAGCAACGTGGCGGTGGGGTACGACAACATCGACGTGGCGGCCTGCACCGCCCGGCGCATCCCCGTGGGCAACACGCCGGGGGTGCTCACCGAGACGACGGCGGACTTCGCCTTCGCCCTGCTGATGGGGCTGGCGCGGCGCGTGGCCGAGGCGGACACGTATGTGCGGGCGGGCAGGTGGCGGACGTGGGAGCCGGGCCTGTTGCTGGGCACGGACGTGTACGGGGCGACCCTGGGCCTCGTGGGACTGGGGGCCATCGGCGCGGCGATGGCCCGGCGGGCGCGCGGCTTCGGGATGCGGATTCTCTACGTCAACCGCCGCGCCCGGCCGGACCTGGAGGCGGAGCTGGGCCTCACCCGCGTGGACAAGGCCACGCTGCTGGCCGAGTCGGACTTCGTCTCGCTGCACGTGCCGCTGAGCGCGGAGACCCGGCACTGGCTGGGGCGGGCGGAATTCGCGGCCATGAAGCCGGGAGCCCTGCTGGTGAACACCGCCCGAGGGCCGGTGGTGGACCAGGCCGCCCTGGTGGAGGCGCTCTCGGGGGGACACCTGGGCGGCGCCGCGCTGGATGTGACGGACCCGGAGCCCCTGCCCTCCGACAGCCCGTTGATGACCCTTCCCAACGTCCTGCTCGCCCCCCACATCGCGAGCGCCAGCCACGCCACCCGTGGACGCATGGCCTCCATGGCGGTGGAGAATCTCCTCGCCGCGCTGGAAGGACGGAAACCCCCTCACTGCGTCAACCCGGAGCTCTTCCCATGA
- a CDS encoding DEAD/DEAH box helicase yields MPSTADNREASFPPDGQWLRALKAEVQPTTFKKGREVAETRRVFGLQREGDLIRAQVAGSASPQERYDVSLEVGNGKPTSKCTCQSWNVHGPHCEHVVAAALVYAARLRASMIASSAAAASAASAAAATATPAAADAVSDEPSADGEMDADSEAPIPTADSPLMDAVSLPALAKVESWLGLSALPDYEFLYRLTPSNTGPGGRHWLMDVRRQDAQMKGPVHIKRMLQAGTRIAPADERVFILLAKHEQRYDSRIVLSDEDLCEMFEFLRQRRVIYRGTALLFSDEPVRPQIHLESRPDGATARIELLMPDGTSLSLKDAILLAGMRTYIITGQTLSPVEPDLPPRLVRKWLLEPTMAFPVGQLDRVLTFFAAHLPRFQMALKADDIDVDESVEPRFLLTLEGTPERVKVQLAARYGQTTVPVSPTASHLGYASGVGTDGRKLYRRREELERAAGKRLQELGMRYDSHTHAYEASGDGAIEFWARGLASLPDDWERYGVQAPKVRLRPKLRPRIRVGMSGVSWFELDAEFVTDDQAVDLGAVRMWLDSGRRFVPLKDGTYAEADLAEIKRAADLLEEAGAMPGRTRTRLPLHQAVALDLLVELGEFTEVEAKARKAMTELRDTNGVPKVGLPEGLQATLRHYQEAGLSWLWFLHRHGLSGILADDMGLGKTIQSLSLLQKVANEEGRKPSLVVAPTSVLANWEREAERFTPGLKTIVWHGQDRKERVEDLKGADLVLTSYALVRRDLEALSEVGFRYVILDEAQNIKNADSATAQACKSLPSDTRLALTGTPLENRLSELWSLFDFLMPGFLGSAEGFSDRFEQPIQVANDSNVRDRLRRRIQPFIMRRLKTEVAKDLPPKTESVAWCEMEPGQAALYREVLEESRRKVNESIEKMGFKRSRVSILAALMRLRQVCCDPRLLKMPPGTLLPSSAKLERFGQLVDDLVAEGHRALVFSQFTEMLELLKGEADRRGLRYLYLDGRTKDRMGKVDEFNRPDGPPLFFISLKAGGTGLNLTAADYVIHYDPWWNPAVEDQATDRTHRIGQTRAVISYKLITRGTVEEKILSLQKRKKDLAAGVLSADGDFGKLLTESDIVDLFQGE; encoded by the coding sequence GTGCCCTCCACCGCCGACAACCGAGAAGCTTCTTTCCCGCCTGATGGCCAGTGGCTGCGCGCCCTCAAGGCGGAAGTCCAGCCCACCACCTTCAAGAAGGGCCGCGAAGTCGCCGAGACGCGCCGCGTCTTTGGCCTCCAACGGGAGGGGGATCTCATCCGCGCACAGGTGGCCGGCTCCGCCTCGCCGCAGGAGCGTTACGACGTCTCCCTCGAGGTGGGCAACGGCAAGCCCACTTCCAAGTGCACCTGCCAGTCGTGGAACGTCCACGGGCCGCACTGCGAGCACGTGGTGGCCGCGGCGCTCGTCTACGCCGCGCGTCTGCGCGCCTCGATGATTGCCTCCTCGGCCGCCGCCGCGTCCGCTGCCTCGGCCGCCGCTGCCACGGCCACGCCCGCCGCGGCCGATGCCGTTTCGGATGAGCCCTCGGCGGACGGGGAGATGGATGCCGACTCCGAGGCGCCCATCCCCACGGCGGACTCGCCCCTGATGGACGCGGTGAGCCTCCCCGCGCTCGCCAAGGTGGAGAGCTGGCTGGGCCTCTCCGCCCTGCCGGACTACGAGTTCCTCTATCGGCTGACTCCCTCCAACACGGGCCCTGGTGGCCGTCACTGGCTGATGGACGTGCGCCGCCAGGACGCGCAGATGAAGGGGCCCGTGCACATCAAGCGCATGCTCCAGGCCGGCACCCGCATCGCTCCGGCCGACGAGCGCGTCTTCATCCTGCTCGCCAAGCACGAGCAGCGCTACGACTCGCGCATCGTCCTCTCCGACGAGGACCTGTGCGAGATGTTCGAGTTCCTGCGCCAGCGCCGCGTCATCTACCGCGGCACCGCGCTGCTCTTCTCGGACGAGCCGGTGCGGCCGCAGATCCACCTCGAGTCCCGCCCGGACGGCGCCACCGCCCGCATCGAGCTGCTCATGCCGGATGGGACGAGCCTGTCCCTCAAGGACGCCATCCTGCTGGCGGGCATGCGCACGTACATCATCACCGGGCAGACGCTCTCGCCGGTGGAGCCGGACCTGCCGCCCCGCCTGGTGCGCAAGTGGCTGCTGGAGCCCACCATGGCGTTCCCGGTGGGGCAGCTGGACCGGGTGCTCACGTTCTTCGCCGCCCACCTGCCGCGCTTCCAGATGGCGCTCAAGGCGGACGACATCGACGTGGACGAGTCCGTGGAGCCCCGCTTCCTGCTCACGCTCGAGGGTACGCCCGAGCGCGTGAAGGTGCAGTTGGCCGCGCGCTACGGGCAGACGACCGTGCCCGTGTCCCCCACGGCCTCGCACCTGGGCTACGCCAGTGGCGTGGGCACCGATGGCCGCAAGCTGTACCGGCGCCGCGAGGAGCTGGAGCGCGCCGCGGGCAAGCGCCTGCAGGAGCTGGGGATGCGCTACGACAGCCACACCCACGCCTACGAGGCCAGTGGGGACGGCGCCATCGAGTTCTGGGCGCGTGGGCTCGCGTCGCTGCCCGACGACTGGGAGCGCTACGGCGTGCAGGCCCCCAAGGTGCGCCTGCGGCCCAAGCTGCGTCCGCGCATCCGCGTGGGCATGAGCGGGGTGAGCTGGTTCGAGCTGGATGCCGAGTTCGTCACCGATGATCAGGCGGTGGACCTGGGCGCGGTGCGCATGTGGCTCGACTCGGGCCGCCGCTTCGTGCCCCTGAAGGACGGCACCTACGCCGAGGCGGATCTCGCGGAGATCAAGCGCGCCGCGGACCTCCTGGAGGAGGCCGGCGCCATGCCGGGCCGCACCCGCACGCGCCTGCCGCTGCATCAGGCCGTCGCGTTGGATCTGCTCGTCGAGCTCGGTGAGTTCACCGAGGTGGAGGCCAAGGCGCGCAAGGCGATGACCGAGCTGCGCGACACCAACGGCGTGCCCAAGGTGGGTCTGCCCGAGGGCCTCCAGGCCACGCTGCGCCACTACCAGGAGGCGGGCCTGTCCTGGCTGTGGTTCCTGCACCGGCATGGGCTGTCCGGCATCCTCGCGGACGACATGGGTCTCGGAAAGACGATCCAGTCCTTGAGCCTGCTGCAGAAGGTGGCCAACGAGGAGGGCCGCAAGCCGTCGCTCGTGGTGGCGCCCACCAGCGTGCTCGCCAACTGGGAGCGCGAGGCCGAGCGCTTCACCCCGGGCCTCAAGACCATCGTCTGGCACGGCCAGGATCGCAAGGAGCGCGTGGAGGATCTCAAGGGCGCGGACCTCGTGCTCACGTCCTACGCGCTGGTGCGGCGCGACCTGGAGGCGCTCAGCGAGGTGGGCTTCCGCTACGTCATCCTCGACGAGGCGCAGAACATCAAGAACGCGGACAGCGCCACGGCGCAGGCCTGCAAGTCGCTGCCGAGCGACACGCGGCTCGCGCTCACCGGTACGCCGCTGGAGAACCGGCTCAGCGAGTTGTGGAGCCTCTTCGACTTCCTCATGCCGGGCTTCCTCGGTAGCGCCGAGGGCTTCAGCGACCGCTTCGAGCAGCCCATCCAGGTGGCCAACGACAGCAACGTGCGCGACCGCCTGCGCCGCCGCATCCAGCCCTTCATCATGCGCCGTCTGAAGACGGAGGTGGCCAAGGACCTGCCGCCCAAGACGGAGAGCGTGGCGTGGTGCGAGATGGAGCCCGGCCAGGCGGCCCTCTACCGCGAGGTGCTCGAGGAGAGCCGCCGCAAGGTGAACGAGTCCATCGAGAAGATGGGCTTCAAGCGCAGCCGCGTCTCCATCCTCGCGGCGCTCATGCGCCTGCGCCAGGTGTGCTGCGATCCGCGCCTGCTCAAGATGCCGCCCGGCACGCTCTTGCCCAGCAGCGCGAAGCTGGAGCGCTTCGGCCAGCTGGTGGACGACCTCGTCGCCGAGGGCCACCGCGCGCTCGTCTTCAGCCAGTTCACCGAGATGCTGGAGCTGCTCAAGGGCGAGGCGGACCGCCGGGGCCTGCGCTACCTCTACCTGGACGGCCGGACGAAGGACCGCATGGGCAAGGTGGACGAGTTCAACCGTCCGGACGGGCCGCCGCTCTTCTTCATCAGCCTCAAGGCGGGTGGCACCGGCCTCAACCTCACCGCGGCCGACTACGTCATCCACTACGATCCGTGGTGGAACCCGGCCGTGGAGGACCAGGCGACCGACCGTACCCACCGCATCGGCCAGACGCGCGCGGTCATCAGCTACAAGCTCATTACCCGC